One Synechocystis sp. LKSZ1 genomic window, GAGAATATGGTGACATTCCGTACCGGGGGGCAAAACATTCGCCTGAACCCCTAAATGTAAACTCAGAAAACTGGGGGATTTTTGATAGCGTTGTTGCCAGCGTTTTTCCTGGTTCGGGGCCTGTTCCGGGGCCAATAATTGCTCAAAGGTATCCCAGCGGGTGGCATTGGAGACAATGCGCGGAGCGAAGTATTGTTCTCCGTTGGCTAATTGCACCCCCACGGCCCGTTGGTCCTCCGTCAGAATTTTGGTTACCCGGGCCTTGTAGCGAATCGTTCCCCCGGTTTTTTCTAGGCCCTCCACCAGCTTCTGGGCAATTTTGCCGACCCCGCCTTTGGGATAGTTGATGCCCCCGTAGTGGCGATCAGAAAACACCATGCCCGCATTGATCATAGGCGTCCGTTCCGCAGGCACCACCGACCAGCAATAGCATTCCATGTCGATAAACTTCAGCAGTTGGGGATTGCGCAGATAGCGCCGGGCAATATCACCCACATTTTGGGGAAGATATTTCACCAGGCCAAGACAGGCCAGAGGATGCTGGAAAAAGACCCGCAGGAGGTAGCGGGGTTCCTCCAGGGAGAGCAGTTCCATAGCATTGAGGCAGTTAAAGACCTGCCAACATTCATCGTAGAAGCGACGAATCCCCTCGGCTTCTTCCGGAAAATGCTGGCTTAATTCTTGCAAAAACTTCTCATAGTCTCGGTGGACTTTTAGATCCAGGCCCTGGGGTAGGTGGTAATGGATTTGCACCGGATCGGGGATCGTCTCCAGGGCCATACCGACGGCATCGAGGGCCCGTGTTAACAAGTTAGTTGTACCTTGCTGGCCAAAGCCAAAAATCATAGAGGCCCCCACATCGAAGCGATAGCCTTGTCGTTCAAAATAACCTGCACTACCGCCGGGAATCAGATAACGTTCTAGAACTAATACTTTCGCGCCTTTAGCAGTGAGTTGGGTCGCCGTGACCAACCCACCAATACCCGAGCCAATCACAATTACGTCGTAGTCAGAGGACTGCATACACTCCAGTGCCCATAAATATTTGCTGACTGTCCAGTGTAGGCCAAAAAAAGAGAGGGACAACCCGTTATCATACCGAGCAATCCCACCTACTGAATCCTTGAGAAGAGAACACTGTAAAAAATCATGGAGCTAAATGAGAATTTATGTCAACTTGCTGAAATGAAATTTTTCCAAAATCCCCGAGTGATGGCGATAGGGAGAGGAAGGCTATACGCTAAACTTCAGATCAAGGTTCTCTTTGCGGAAGGTATTATGACTGACTCCAACCTCGGCCGCTGGGTGACGATTCCCAACCAAGACCTCTTGATTGACGGTTATCTTGCCCAACCCCCAGGAACCGGCCCCTTTAACGCCATTGTGGTATTCCAAGAAATTTTTGGGGTGAATGCCCATATCCGAGATGTGACCGAACGCTTGGCCCAGGAAGGTTATGTGGCCTTGGCTCCGGCTCTTTACCAGCGCCAGGCCCCAGGTTTTGAGACGGGTTATACACCAGCCGCCATTCAGCAGGGCAGGCACTACAAGGCTGGGACAAAAACCGAAGAACTATTAAGTGACCTGACGGCAGCTATTGATTATCTTTACCAACTTCCTCAAGTCCGTAAAACAGGCGTCGGCACCATTGGTTTCTGTTTTGGTGGACTGGTGGCCTACTTGGCGGCGACCCTGCCGGAGGTTCGGGCAACAGCTTCGTTTTATGGCGCAGGGATTCCCCACTGGAGTCCCGGAGATGGACAAGCGACCCTGGCCTACACCTCCCAAATCACTGGTACGCTCTACGCCTTTTTTGGCCTGGAGGATGCGAGTATTCCTCTCACTGACATTGCACAGATTGAACAGGCTTTGATTCAACACCAAGTGCCCCACCGCATCTTTCGCTATAGCGGCGCTGACCATGGTTTTTTCTGCGACCAGCGGGCCAGCTATGAACCGAAGGTTGCCACCGCAGCCTGGCAAGAAGTCCTTCAGCTTTATCGGACTTGTCTGCCGTGACCGTGTCACCACGACCAGGGATTAACGTTAGAGGACTCTTTTCTCGCCGCAGCAGCAGTATTTTACTGTTACTGGGGTTTCTTCTCATTGGATTAGGGGGTTTCTTAGCCCAGAAGGCTTTTTCCCCTGAGGCGTTTTCCGGTGCCTCGGCTTTGACCCCCGTCACCTTACAACTGAAGTGGAAGCATCAGTTTCAATTCGCGGGCTACTACGCTGCGAAAGCCCAAGGTTACTACCAGGCGGCTGGTCTAGATGTGTCCTTTGTCGAGGCCCCCGCTGATGGGAGTGATCCGGCCCTACCCGTCTTAAAGGGCCAAGCGGACTTTGGTATTGCGGATTCTAACTTAGTATTACTCCGTAGTCGCGGCTATCCGGTTGTGGTGCTTGGGGCTATTTATCAGCATTCACCACTCATCTTTCTCCTCCTCCAGCGCTCTGGCATTGAGAATATCCATGAATTAGCGGGTAAACGGGTCATGCTCCAACAGGGAGCAGACGAAGCTCTCTTGGCCTACCTCATTCAGGAAGGCATTGACCCCGCACGGATTATTCACGTTCCCCATAGCTTTGATCTCCAGCCCCTGATCAAGGGAGAGGTAGATGCCATTTCCGCCTATTCCACCGATGAACCCTTCTACCTCAAGCAAGCGGGCCTAGAATATCTGATTTTTAATCCTCGGGCCGGTGGCATCGACTTCTACGGTGACTCCCTCTTTACTACTGAACAGCAACTCCGTCAGCACCCCGAGCGTGTTAAGGCCTTCCGTGAAGCTTCCCTTAAAGGGTGGGCCTATGCCATGCAACATTCTGAGGAAATGATTGATCTTATCTTGCAGGAGTACGGTGACCGCCTAGACCGGGCCCATCTCCAGT contains:
- the crtH gene encoding carotenoid isomerase; translated protein: MQSSDYDVIVIGSGIGGLVTATQLTAKGAKVLVLERYLIPGGSAGYFERQGYRFDVGASMIFGFGQQGTTNLLTRALDAVGMALETIPDPVQIHYHLPQGLDLKVHRDYEKFLQELSQHFPEEAEGIRRFYDECWQVFNCLNAMELLSLEEPRYLLRVFFQHPLACLGLVKYLPQNVGDIARRYLRNPQLLKFIDMECYCWSVVPAERTPMINAGMVFSDRHYGGINYPKGGVGKIAQKLVEGLEKTGGTIRYKARVTKILTEDQRAVGVQLANGEQYFAPRIVSNATRWDTFEQLLAPEQAPNQEKRWQQRYQKSPSFLSLHLGVQANVLPPGTECHHILLEDWDDLEAEQGTLFVSIPTLLDPSLAPPGHHIIHAFTPSWLQAWQGLSPQAYQSQKEQAAERVIQRLEALFPDLSVGLDYQEVGTPRTHRRFLGRQDGTYGPIPQRKLPGLLGMPFNRTQIPGLYCVGDSTFPGQGLNAVAFSGFACGHRIAVDLGL
- a CDS encoding dienelactone hydrolase family protein, which encodes MTDSNLGRWVTIPNQDLLIDGYLAQPPGTGPFNAIVVFQEIFGVNAHIRDVTERLAQEGYVALAPALYQRQAPGFETGYTPAAIQQGRHYKAGTKTEELLSDLTAAIDYLYQLPQVRKTGVGTIGFCFGGLVAYLAATLPEVRATASFYGAGIPHWSPGDGQATLAYTSQITGTLYAFFGLEDASIPLTDIAQIEQALIQHQVPHRIFRYSGADHGFFCDQRASYEPKVATAAWQEVLQLYRTCLP